From the genome of Tachysurus vachellii isolate PV-2020 chromosome 2, HZAU_Pvac_v1, whole genome shotgun sequence, one region includes:
- the LOC132841494 gene encoding transmembrane protein 273-like isoform X2 produces MLEPQRHSFVITFVFVVDILFMHVRGDDPSPVQETALEMKYAGIGIGVGIFLSVCFIAIKVYMIKRHLLDNEQSEDSMRACMRVEVESRT; encoded by the exons ATGCTTGAACCTCAAAGACATTCCTTTGtcattacatttgtttttgttgttg ACATACTCTTCATGCACGTTAGAGGAGATGACCCGTCCCCTgtacaggaaacag CCTTAGAAATGAAATATGCAGGAATAGGAATTGGTGTTGGTATATTTCTATCAGTCTGCTTCATCGCAATAAAGGTGTACATGATCAAAAGACACTTGCTGGACAATGAACAGTCAG AGGATTCAATGAGAGCATGTATGCG tGTTGAGGTTGAAAGCAGAACCTGA
- the lrrc18b gene encoding leucine-rich repeat-containing protein 18, translating to MAKGKRKSNEPKGRKITLRMAKNAVKLTMDGKRRLDLSNMEITTFPKCILKLCDVDELDLSRNMLKKIPDSINKFVNIRLLDLHSNQLEQLPEAIGHLQKLQNLNICNNMLTTYGIPHTLGLLRNLKKLNLGMNRIETVPSFIAGLRELCELRLFNNLLTQIPLWLQNLPNLHMLNIKCNPLPSENPPKLDPIQRVESLYLVRKDCFCSECLKKCKEERDRLDRRLTGQTVQRKTIIADLIMTNSKEQGDEATCR from the coding sequence ATGGCAAAGggtaaaagaaaatcaaatgagCCCAAAGGTCGAAAAATCACACTTAGGATGGCCAAGAATGCAGTAAAGCTGACGATGGATGGCAAACGCCGTTTAGACCTAAGCAACATGGAGATCACCACATTCCCTAAGTGCATTCTCAaactgtgtgatgtggatgaaCTGGACCTGAGCCGCAACATGCTGAAGAAGATTCCTGACTCAATCAATAAGTTTGTCAACATCCGATTGCTTGACTTGCATAGCAACCAATTGGAGCAGCTTCCAGAGGCTATTGGTCACCTGCAGAAACTACAGAATCTTAACATATGCAACAACATGCTAACCACCTACGGGATCCCACATACACTTGGACTTCTTAGGAACCTGAAGAAACTTAACCTGGGCATGAATCGAATTGAGACGGTTCCATCTTTCATTGCAGGACTGAGGGAGCTATGCGAGCTCAGGCTCTTCAACAACCTTTTGACTCAAATTCCTCTGTGGCTCCAGAATTTGCCCAACCTTCACATGCTCAACATAAAGTGCAACCCACTACCTTCAGAAAATCCACCAAAACTAGACCCTATTCAAAGGGTAGAGAGCCTCTACTTGGTTAGGAAAGATTGCTTTTGTAGTGAATGTCTTAAGAAGTgtaaagaagagagagacaggttggaCAGAAGGCTTACTGGACAGACTGTACAGAGAAAAACCATAATTGCTGACTTAATTATGACTAATTCCAAAGAGCAGGGTGATGAAGCAACATGCAGATAA
- the LOC132841494 gene encoding transmembrane protein 273-like isoform X1, giving the protein MLEPQRHSFVITFVFVVDILFMHVRGDDPSPVQETALEMKYAGIGIGVGIFLSVCFIAIKVYMIKRHLLDNEQSEDSMRACMRSVEVESRT; this is encoded by the exons ATGCTTGAACCTCAAAGACATTCCTTTGtcattacatttgtttttgttgttg ACATACTCTTCATGCACGTTAGAGGAGATGACCCGTCCCCTgtacaggaaacag CCTTAGAAATGAAATATGCAGGAATAGGAATTGGTGTTGGTATATTTCTATCAGTCTGCTTCATCGCAATAAAGGTGTACATGATCAAAAGACACTTGCTGGACAATGAACAGTCAG AGGATTCAATGAGAGCATGTATGCG aagtGTTGAGGTTGAAAGCAGAACCTGA
- the vstm4b gene encoding V-set and transmembrane domain-containing protein 4 isoform X3 has translation MKICAGLTVFLTSVFFIDDCTAINATVTPSPFWVAVEGENVTLSCKVNQWHKSDTALVLRWIFHPVSGGDEQLLAKVNMRRAKFYGNYTKSFPKPKIKLIVVKQGKIYNLLIINITRDDIGLYSCRVHEFKKHRERWKSSANSTAATELKVSTNAKGGLWSLFEGCQYLQKKRHLKESYHLVKSPQNSSGETVTSVVSLSPALPKKQKNYKTKRKVQQVEDPPEIPAKAPIADRLRKPKLLKPQTRKIILPKITEESLTYAELELVKPLPDAKTSKTGTVYAQILFEDQMV, from the exons ATGAAGATCTGTGCAGGGTTAACAGTTTTCCTGACTAGTGTTTTCTTCATAG ATGATTGCACAGCCATTAATGCCACGGTCACACCATCTCCATTCTGGGTGGCAGTTGAGGGTGAGAACGTCACACTTTCATGTAAAGTGAACCAGTGGCACAAATCAGACACTGCTCTTGTGCTACGCTGGATTTTCCATCCTGTGTCTGGAGGAGACGAGCAGCTCCTTGCCAAAGTCAATATGAGAAGGGCAAAATTCTATGGAAACTACACCAAGAGCTTCCCCAAACCCAAGATTAAGTTAATAGTTGTGAAGCAGGGCAAGATCTACAACCTCTTGATCATCAACATTACCAGAGATGACATAGGCCTGTACAGCTGCAGGGTGCATGAGTTTAAGAAGCATAGGGAGAGATGGAAATCATCTGCCAACTCCACAGCAGCTACAGAACTTAAAG TGTCCACCAATGCCAAGGGCGGGCTTTGGAGCCTGTTTGAAG GCTGCCAGTATCTGCAAAAGAAGAGGCACTTAAAAG aAAGTTACCATTTGGTGAAAAGTCCCCAAAACAG CTCTGGAGAAACAGTCACAAGTGTAGTTAGCCTCTCTCCGGCTCTTCCCAAGAAGCAAAAGAACTacaagacaaagagaaaagtaCAACAGGTGGAGGATCCACCAGAAATCCCAGCTAAAG CACCCATTGCTGACAGACTGAGAAAGCCAAAACTTTTAAAACCTCAGACACGAAAGATAATTCTG CCAAAGATTACAGAGGAGAGTTTAACTTATGCAGAACTTGAACTGGTTAAACCTCTTCCAGATGCTAAAACTTCCAAGACAGGAACTGTGTATGCCCAAATCCTTTTTGAAGACCAAATGGTGTAA
- the vstm4b gene encoding V-set and transmembrane domain-containing protein 4 isoform X2, whose product MVDFKEKADDCTAINATVTPSPFWVAVEGENVTLSCKVNQWHKSDTALVLRWIFHPVSGGDEQLLAKVNMRRAKFYGNYTKSFPKPKIKLIVVKQGKIYNLLIINITRDDIGLYSCRVHEFKKHRERWKSSANSTAATELKVSTNAKGGLWSLFEDVYLCAVLICCVGLLCMFMFTMAVGCQYLQKKRHLKESYHLVKSPQNSSGETVTSVVSLSPALPKKQKNYKTKRKVQQVEDPPEIPAKAPIADRLRKPKLLKPQTRKIILPKITEESLTYAELELVKPLPDAKTSKTGTVYAQILFEDQMV is encoded by the exons ATGGTGGATTTCAAGGAAAAAGCAG ATGATTGCACAGCCATTAATGCCACGGTCACACCATCTCCATTCTGGGTGGCAGTTGAGGGTGAGAACGTCACACTTTCATGTAAAGTGAACCAGTGGCACAAATCAGACACTGCTCTTGTGCTACGCTGGATTTTCCATCCTGTGTCTGGAGGAGACGAGCAGCTCCTTGCCAAAGTCAATATGAGAAGGGCAAAATTCTATGGAAACTACACCAAGAGCTTCCCCAAACCCAAGATTAAGTTAATAGTTGTGAAGCAGGGCAAGATCTACAACCTCTTGATCATCAACATTACCAGAGATGACATAGGCCTGTACAGCTGCAGGGTGCATGAGTTTAAGAAGCATAGGGAGAGATGGAAATCATCTGCCAACTCCACAGCAGCTACAGAACTTAAAG TGTCCACCAATGCCAAGGGCGGGCTTTGGAGCCTGTTTGAAG atgtgtatctgtgtgcggTGCTGATATGTTGTGTGGGGCTCTTGTGCATGTTTATGTTTACCATGGCTGTAGGCTGCCAGTATCTGCAAAAGAAGAGGCACTTAAAAG aAAGTTACCATTTGGTGAAAAGTCCCCAAAACAG CTCTGGAGAAACAGTCACAAGTGTAGTTAGCCTCTCTCCGGCTCTTCCCAAGAAGCAAAAGAACTacaagacaaagagaaaagtaCAACAGGTGGAGGATCCACCAGAAATCCCAGCTAAAG CACCCATTGCTGACAGACTGAGAAAGCCAAAACTTTTAAAACCTCAGACACGAAAGATAATTCTG CCAAAGATTACAGAGGAGAGTTTAACTTATGCAGAACTTGAACTGGTTAAACCTCTTCCAGATGCTAAAACTTCCAAGACAGGAACTGTGTATGCCCAAATCCTTTTTGAAGACCAAATGGTGTAA
- the LOC132841494 gene encoding transmembrane protein 273-like isoform X3, with protein sequence MLEPQRHSFVITFVFVVDILFMHVRGDDPSPVQETEMKYAGIGIGVGIFLSVCFIAIKVYMIKRHLLDNEQSEDSMRACMRSVEVESRT encoded by the exons ATGCTTGAACCTCAAAGACATTCCTTTGtcattacatttgtttttgttgttg ACATACTCTTCATGCACGTTAGAGGAGATGACCCGTCCCCTgtacaggaaacag AAATGAAATATGCAGGAATAGGAATTGGTGTTGGTATATTTCTATCAGTCTGCTTCATCGCAATAAAGGTGTACATGATCAAAAGACACTTGCTGGACAATGAACAGTCAG AGGATTCAATGAGAGCATGTATGCG aagtGTTGAGGTTGAAAGCAGAACCTGA
- the vstm4b gene encoding V-set and transmembrane domain-containing protein 4 isoform X1 produces the protein MKICAGLTVFLTSVFFIDDCTAINATVTPSPFWVAVEGENVTLSCKVNQWHKSDTALVLRWIFHPVSGGDEQLLAKVNMRRAKFYGNYTKSFPKPKIKLIVVKQGKIYNLLIINITRDDIGLYSCRVHEFKKHRERWKSSANSTAATELKVSTNAKGGLWSLFEDVYLCAVLICCVGLLCMFMFTMAVGCQYLQKKRHLKESYHLVKSPQNSSGETVTSVVSLSPALPKKQKNYKTKRKVQQVEDPPEIPAKAPIADRLRKPKLLKPQTRKIILPKITEESLTYAELELVKPLPDAKTSKTGTVYAQILFEDQMV, from the exons ATGAAGATCTGTGCAGGGTTAACAGTTTTCCTGACTAGTGTTTTCTTCATAG ATGATTGCACAGCCATTAATGCCACGGTCACACCATCTCCATTCTGGGTGGCAGTTGAGGGTGAGAACGTCACACTTTCATGTAAAGTGAACCAGTGGCACAAATCAGACACTGCTCTTGTGCTACGCTGGATTTTCCATCCTGTGTCTGGAGGAGACGAGCAGCTCCTTGCCAAAGTCAATATGAGAAGGGCAAAATTCTATGGAAACTACACCAAGAGCTTCCCCAAACCCAAGATTAAGTTAATAGTTGTGAAGCAGGGCAAGATCTACAACCTCTTGATCATCAACATTACCAGAGATGACATAGGCCTGTACAGCTGCAGGGTGCATGAGTTTAAGAAGCATAGGGAGAGATGGAAATCATCTGCCAACTCCACAGCAGCTACAGAACTTAAAG TGTCCACCAATGCCAAGGGCGGGCTTTGGAGCCTGTTTGAAG atgtgtatctgtgtgcggTGCTGATATGTTGTGTGGGGCTCTTGTGCATGTTTATGTTTACCATGGCTGTAGGCTGCCAGTATCTGCAAAAGAAGAGGCACTTAAAAG aAAGTTACCATTTGGTGAAAAGTCCCCAAAACAG CTCTGGAGAAACAGTCACAAGTGTAGTTAGCCTCTCTCCGGCTCTTCCCAAGAAGCAAAAGAACTacaagacaaagagaaaagtaCAACAGGTGGAGGATCCACCAGAAATCCCAGCTAAAG CACCCATTGCTGACAGACTGAGAAAGCCAAAACTTTTAAAACCTCAGACACGAAAGATAATTCTG CCAAAGATTACAGAGGAGAGTTTAACTTATGCAGAACTTGAACTGGTTAAACCTCTTCCAGATGCTAAAACTTCCAAGACAGGAACTGTGTATGCCCAAATCCTTTTTGAAGACCAAATGGTGTAA